One stretch of Lemur catta isolate mLemCat1 chromosome 2, mLemCat1.pri, whole genome shotgun sequence DNA includes these proteins:
- the SPDEF gene encoding SAM pointed domain-containing Ets transcription factor yields the protein MGSASPGLNSVPPGRLLLPPDTASRTGLEKAAAGAAGPERRDWSPSPPATPEQGLSAFYLSYFDMLYPEDGSWAAKGPGASTREEPPEEPEQCPVIDSQAPGGSLDLVPGGLTLEEHSLEQVQSMVVGEVLKDIETACKLLNITADPVDWSPGNVQKWLLWTEHQYRLPPVGKAFQELGGKELCAMSEEQFRQRSPLGGDVLHAHLDIWKSAAWMKERTSPGAVHCASAGEDSWTDGEVDSSCSGQPIHLWQFLKELLLKPHSYGRFIRWLNKEKGIFKIEDSAQVARLWGIRKNRPAMNYDKLSRSIRQYYKKGIIRKPDISQRLVYQFVHPI from the exons ATGGGCAGCGCCAGCCCAGGCCTGAACAGCGTGCCCCCCGGCCGCCTCCTGCTGCCCCCCGACACGGCATCGAGGACAGGCTTGGAGAAGGCAGCAGCAGGGGCGGCAGGTCCCGAGAGACGGGACTGGAGCCCCAGCCCGCCGGCCACGCCTGAGCAGGGCCTGTCTGCCTTCTACCTTTCCTACTTTGACATGCTGTACCCCGAGGACGGCAGCTGGGCTGCCAAGGGCCCTGGGGCCAGCACTCGCGAGGAGCCGCCTGAGGAGCCTGAGCAGTGCCCGGTCATTGACAGCCAAGCCCCAGGGGGCAGCCTGGACTTGGTGCCAGGGGGGCTGACCCTGGAGGAACACTCACTGGAGCAGGTGCAGTCCATGGTGGTGGGCGAAGTGCTCAAGGACATCGAGACAGCCTGcaaactgctcaacatcaccgCAG ACCCTGTGGACTGGAGCCCCGGCAACGTGCAGAAGTGGCTCCTGTGGACAGAGCACCAGTACCGGCTGCCCCCCGTGGGCAAGGCCTTCCAGGAGCTGGGGGGCAAGGAGCTGTGTGCCATGTCGGAAGAGCAGTTCCGCCAGCGCTCGCCCCTGGGCGGGGACGTGCTGCACGCCCACCTGGACATCTGGAAATCAG CAGCCTGGATGAAGGAGCGGACCTCGCCTGGGGCGGTTCACTGCG CCTCCGCCGGCGAGGACAGCTGGACCGACGGCGAGGTGGACTCGTCCTGCTCCGGGCAGCCCATCCACCTGTGGCAGTTCCTCAAGGAGCTGCTGCTCAAGCCCCACAGCTACGGCCGCTTCATCCGGTGGCTCAACAAGGAGAAGG gcATCTTCAAAATTGAGGACTCCGCCCAGGTGGCCCGGCTGTGGGGCATCCGCAAGAACCGTCCTGCCATGAACTACGACAAGCTGAGCCGCTCCATCCGCCAGTATTACAAGAAGGGCATCATTCGGAAGCCGGACATCTCCCAGCGCCTGGTCTACCAGTTCGTGCACCCCATCTGA
- the PACSIN1 gene encoding protein kinase C and casein kinase substrate in neurons protein 1, which produces MSSSYDEASLAPEETTDSFWEVGNYKRTVKRIDDGHRLCNDLMNCVQERAKIEKAYAQQLTDWAKRWRQLIEKGPQYGSLERAWGAMMTEADKVSELHQEVKNSLLNEDLEKVKNWQKDAYHKQIMGGFKETKEAEDGFRKAQKPWAKKMKELEAAKKAYHLACKEEKLAMTREMNSKSEQSVTPEQQKKLQDKVDKCKQDVQKTQEKYEKVLDDVGKTTPQYMEGMEQVFEQCQQFEEKRLVFLKEVLLDIKRHLNLAENSSYIHVYRELEQAIRGADAQEDLRWFRSTSGPGMPMNWPQFEEWNPDLPHTTAKKEKQPKKAEGVTLTNATGAVESTSQAGDRGSVSSYDRGQPYATEWSDDESGNPFGGSEANGGANPFEDDAKGVRVRALYDYDGQEQDELSFKAGDELTKLGEEDEQGWCRGRLDSGQLGLYPANYVEAI; this is translated from the exons ATGTCCAGCTCCTACGACGAGGCCTCACTGGCTCCGGAGGAGACCACCGACAGCTTCTGGGAG GTGGGGAACTACAAGCGGACGGTGAAGCGCATCGATGACGGCCACCGTCTGTGCAACGACCTCATGAACTGCGTGCAGGAGCGCGCCAAGATCGAGAAGGCCTATGCACAGCAGCTCACCGACTGGGCCAAGCGCTGGCGCCAGCTCATCGAGAAAG GCCCACAGTATGGCAGCCTGGAGCGGGCCTGGGGTGCCATGATGACCGAGGCGGACAAGGTAAGCGAACTGCACCAGGAGGTGAAGAACAGCCTGCTGAATGAGGACCTGGAGAAGGTCAAGAACTGGCAGAAGGACGCCTATCACAAGCAGATCATGGGCGGCTTCAAGGAGACCAAGGAGGCAGAAGATGGCTTCCGCAAGGCCCAGAAGCCCTGGGCCAAGAAGATGAAGGAG CTGGAGGCAGCCAAGAAGGCCTACCATCTGGCCTGCAAAGAGGAGAAGCTGGCCATGACCCGGGAGATGAACAGCAAGTCGGAGCAGTCAGTCACACCTGAGCAGCAAAAGAAGCTGCAGGACAAAGTGGACAAGTGCAAGCAAGATGTGCAGAAG ACACAGGAGAAGTATGAGAAGGTGCTGGACGATGTGGGCAAGACCACGCCCCAGTACATGGAGGGCATGGAGCAGGTGTTTGAACAGTGCCAGCAGTTTGAGGAAAAGCGGCTGGTCTTCCTCAAGGAGGTGCTGCTGGACATCAAACGTCACCTCAACCTAGCCGAGAATAGCAG CTACATCCACGTGTACCGTGAGCTGGAGCAGGCCATCCGGGGCGCTGACGCCCAGGAGGACCTCAGATGGTTCCGCAGCACCAGTGGCCCTGGCATGCCTATGAACTGGCCTCAGTTTGAG GAGTGGAACCCAGACCTGCCTCACACCACCGCCAAGAAGGAGAAACAGCCCAAGAAGGCAGAGGGGGTGACGCTGACCAATGCCACTGGGGCGGTGGAGTCCACATCCCAGGCTGGAGACCGTGGCAG TGTGAGTAGCTACGACAGAGGCCAGCCCTACGCCACAGAGTGGTCCGACGACGAGAGCGGGAACCCCTTCGGGGGCAGCGAGGCCAATGGGGGTGCCAACCCCTTTGAGGACGACGCCAAAGGAGTGCGCGTGCGGGCGCTCTACGACTACGACGGCCAGGAGCAGGACGAGCTCAGCTTCAAGGCCG GAGACGAGCTCACCAAGCTGGGTGAGGAGGATGAGCAGGGCTGGTGCCGCGGGCGGCTGGACAGCGGGCAGCTGGGCCTCTACCCCGCCAACTACGTGGAGGCCATCTAG